A portion of the Algimonas porphyrae genome contains these proteins:
- a CDS encoding dihydroorotase, translating into MTQTFDLIIRGGTVVNQSGRLQADVGITDGKIVAIGALGQASGGKVVDATGLHVLPGVIDSQVHFREPGPTHKEDLRSGSMGAVLGGVTGVFEMPNTNPTTSTAAMLQDKLDRAAGKKDHGGMFCNYAFYVGGTHANADHLHELERLPGCCGVKVFMGASTGDLLIADDEGLRRVLKSINRRASFHSEDEARMSERRHLARDGDWTSHTDVRDKQSAIISTERLIRMAREANKRIHVLHISTAEEVPLLAANKDLVTCEILPNHLSIYGPEAYEQLEGRVQQNPPIRDYENAQGLWEGVRNGTFDVMGTDHAPHTLEEKSMPYPASPSGMPGVQTFVPLMLDWVNKGALSLERFVDLTSHGVNRVWGVIGKGRLAVGYDADITIVDMKEKRVIRDSDQANRSGWTPYDGREVQGWPTHTIIDGRIVMQDDTIIGDAQGQAYRFHESL; encoded by the coding sequence ATGACCCAGACTTTCGATCTCATCATTCGCGGCGGCACGGTCGTCAATCAGTCCGGACGCCTGCAGGCCGATGTCGGCATCACAGACGGCAAGATCGTTGCCATCGGCGCGCTGGGCCAGGCCAGTGGTGGTAAAGTCGTCGATGCGACCGGGCTGCATGTGCTGCCCGGCGTGATCGACAGTCAGGTTCATTTTCGGGAGCCGGGTCCGACGCATAAGGAAGATCTGCGGTCGGGGTCGATGGGGGCCGTGCTGGGCGGTGTGACGGGCGTTTTCGAAATGCCCAACACCAATCCGACCACCTCTACGGCGGCCATGCTGCAGGACAAGCTCGACCGGGCCGCGGGCAAGAAGGACCATGGCGGCATGTTTTGCAATTACGCCTTCTATGTCGGAGGCACACACGCCAATGCTGATCACCTGCATGAGCTGGAACGCCTGCCGGGCTGTTGCGGGGTGAAGGTCTTCATGGGAGCATCGACGGGTGATCTGCTGATTGCCGACGACGAAGGGCTGCGTCGCGTTCTGAAAAGCATCAACCGTCGCGCCAGCTTTCATTCTGAGGACGAAGCCCGGATGAGCGAACGTCGTCATCTGGCGCGGGACGGCGACTGGACGTCACATACGGATGTGCGCGACAAGCAGTCGGCGATTATTTCGACCGAGCGTTTGATCCGTATGGCGCGCGAAGCCAATAAGCGCATTCACGTGCTGCATATTTCGACGGCGGAAGAGGTGCCACTGCTGGCTGCGAACAAGGATCTTGTAACCTGCGAGATCCTGCCGAACCACCTCTCAATTTACGGGCCCGAAGCATATGAGCAGCTTGAGGGTCGAGTGCAACAGAACCCGCCGATCCGTGACTATGAAAATGCCCAAGGCTTGTGGGAAGGAGTCCGAAACGGCACGTTCGACGTGATGGGCACGGACCATGCGCCGCATACGCTGGAAGAGAAATCCATGCCTTATCCGGCGTCGCCTTCGGGCATGCCGGGTGTGCAGACTTTCGTCCCGCTCATGCTGGATTGGGTCAATAAGGGCGCGCTGAGCCTGGAACGTTTTGTCGATTTGACCAGCCACGGCGTCAACCGCGTCTGGGGCGTGATCGGCAAGGGCCGGCTGGCCGTCGGCTATGATGCGGATATCACCATCGTCGACATGAAGGAAAAGCGTGTGATCCGCGACTCCGATCAGGCCAATCGCTCCGGCTGGACGCCCTATGACGGGCGCGAAGTGCAAGGCTGGCCAACCCATACGATCATCGACGGACGGATCGTCATGCAGGACGACACGATCATCGGCGATGCGCAAGGACAAGCCTACCGTTTTCACGAAAGTCTCTGA
- a CDS encoding RDD family protein, translated as MMGLRRIAAYLVDYIVILLWLGLIFSAAMLGLIGINDPDVWTGADRWIAQAQAFLMVTLPVYLYFTISESRGRKATPGKRLLGLTVDGTPLQIMQRNLVKFLPWEVAHTAIWHGMPLPAASEPTPLGLTLMCLSMAAAGLYIISLFIGSGRTPYDRISGTQVVRAT; from the coding sequence ATGATGGGTCTGCGACGCATCGCGGCCTATCTGGTCGATTATATTGTCATCCTGCTGTGGCTGGGACTGATCTTCAGCGCCGCCATGCTGGGCCTTATCGGAATCAATGATCCGGATGTCTGGACGGGCGCGGATCGGTGGATCGCGCAAGCGCAGGCCTTCCTGATGGTGACCCTGCCCGTCTATCTTTATTTTACTATATCGGAATCGCGCGGGCGGAAAGCGACGCCCGGTAAACGGTTGCTGGGCCTCACGGTGGACGGCACGCCATTGCAAATCATGCAGCGCAACCTTGTGAAGTTTCTACCGTGGGAGGTCGCTCATACCGCGATCTGGCACGGCATGCCGCTGCCCGCAGCCAGCGAACCGACACCGCTCGGCCTCACGCTCATGTGTCTATCGATGGCCGCCGCAGGCCTTTATATCATCAGCCTGTTCATCGGTTCGGGCCGCACGCCCTATGACCGGATCAGCGGCACGCAGGTCGTCCGCGCGACCTGA
- a CDS encoding alpha/beta hydrolase, with the protein MFPVILGTAALMGGSVFLIRKRLSGPSLKKYDAPPPLFRDPDPASPGIAKVNDYLVENFIKPAQAERTRLGSMNGWEGKRERFDEAGLARTDLKADYRDDWIEVEGRKIHGRWTLVDGCDPDRRILYYHGGAFTVGSDISHRPLTVNLAKRTGCAVFAPNYRLMPENSRRDAISDSRAAYHWILDNGPDGPAPVKALGVAGDSAGGNLTLMISNYARDNALREPDAIFALSPSTDTTAASPTFKDNLETDLMLQPLLRPLLKIPRTLLLLALKKSIQMNPSDTDVSPVFADLSDLPPTLVQASSTEMLYGDAVRYVNKALAAGSPVTLQAWSHTPHVFQIFDDVLPEAREALDHAADFFKAHGVAKPK; encoded by the coding sequence ATGTTTCCAGTTATCCTTGGAACGGCGGCCCTAATGGGCGGCTCCGTCTTCCTGATCCGCAAGCGGCTATCAGGACCATCGCTGAAAAAATATGATGCGCCACCCCCCTTGTTTCGTGATCCGGACCCGGCCTCACCCGGCATCGCGAAGGTGAATGACTATCTGGTCGAAAACTTCATCAAGCCGGCTCAAGCCGAACGCACCAGGCTTGGATCCATGAATGGATGGGAAGGCAAGCGCGAACGGTTTGATGAGGCCGGACTGGCCCGGACCGATCTGAAGGCCGACTATCGCGATGACTGGATCGAAGTCGAAGGACGCAAAATTCATGGCCGCTGGACATTGGTGGATGGTTGCGACCCGGATCGCCGCATTCTCTATTATCACGGCGGGGCGTTTACGGTTGGATCGGATATCAGTCACAGACCCCTGACCGTCAATCTTGCAAAGCGGACGGGCTGTGCCGTTTTCGCACCAAATTACCGTCTCATGCCTGAAAACTCGCGCCGTGATGCCATTTCCGATTCGCGCGCCGCCTATCACTGGATTCTGGACAATGGCCCGGACGGACCAGCCCCCGTCAAAGCACTGGGCGTGGCCGGCGATAGTGCGGGCGGTAATCTGACCCTGATGATCAGCAACTATGCGCGCGACAATGCTCTGCGTGAACCCGATGCGATTTTTGCATTATCTCCGAGTACGGACACCACGGCAGCCTCTCCGACATTCAAGGACAACCTTGAAACGGATCTGATGCTGCAACCGCTGCTTCGCCCCCTGCTGAAAATACCGCGTACACTGCTTCTTCTTGCATTGAAGAAGTCGATCCAGATGAATCCGTCTGACACGGATGTCAGTCCGGTGTTCGCCGATCTGTCAGACCTTCCGCCAACACTCGTTCAGGCTAGTTCGACAGAAATGCTTTACGGCGACGCTGTGCGCTATGTGAACAAGGCTCTGGCGGCAGGCAGCCCGGTGACGCTTCAAGCCTGGTCGCATACGCCACATGTGTTTCAAATCTTCGATGACGTGCTGCCCGAAGCACGCGAAGCGCTGGATCACGCGGCGGACTTCTTCAAAGCGCATGGGGTCGCGAAACCCAAATGA
- a CDS encoding DnaJ domain-containing protein encodes MTRQKALLILGCPMNAREADIRAAWRKKAKFFHPDSPYANIGAFMQAKSAFETLIPPAPQSMRVRAGGRRF; translated from the coding sequence ATGACTCGCCAGAAAGCGCTTCTCATTCTCGGCTGCCCTATGAATGCCCGCGAAGCGGACATCCGGGCTGCATGGCGTAAGAAGGCGAAGTTTTTTCACCCCGACAGTCCCTACGCCAATATCGGCGCATTCATGCAGGCCAAGTCAGCCTTCGAAACACTTATCCCGCCCGCACCGCAATCCATGCGCGTCCGCGCCGGGGGCCGCCGCTTCTAG
- a CDS encoding glycine zipper 2TM domain-containing protein: protein MIKTFATALAALSAVALLPASAQAHNTGYTHYHQNSNNNQVVSGLVGAGVGAVIGSQVAGSGARTEGSVLGAVVGGVAGAAIAGRSNNRGYHSGSYYQPQRTYHQPRTYYQPRTYQQPRYHRTYHQPRYVQPRYHQPRYVQPRYHQPRYVQPTYYRQPQVRYSQPRYVQPRNNTGLVVGGLVGGTLGSAVGREIAGSGNRTEGAVIGGLVGGTIGSVIGDRRSNRTYSQPRYSQPYYGQSTGSTTYVGGSSYGNANCPAGTVPSRDPYSGATTCMIR from the coding sequence ATGATCAAGACTTTCGCAACGGCGCTCGCCGCCCTCAGCGCTGTGGCGCTTCTTCCGGCTTCGGCTCAGGCGCATAATACCGGCTATACGCACTACCATCAGAATTCGAATAATAATCAGGTCGTCAGCGGCCTGGTTGGCGCAGGCGTCGGCGCCGTCATCGGCAGTCAGGTCGCCGGCAGTGGCGCCCGTACGGAAGGCTCGGTTCTGGGCGCGGTCGTCGGCGGTGTCGCCGGGGCTGCGATTGCCGGCCGTAGTAATAATCGCGGCTACCATTCCGGGTCATATTATCAGCCGCAGCGGACCTATCATCAGCCGCGCACCTATTATCAGCCACGCACGTACCAGCAGCCGCGCTATCACCGCACATATCACCAGCCGCGTTACGTACAGCCGCGCTATCATCAGCCACGCTACGTCCAGCCGCGCTATCACCAGCCCCGCTATGTCCAGCCGACCTATTACCGCCAGCCGCAGGTTCGCTATTCGCAGCCGCGCTATGTCCAGCCCCGTAACAATACCGGGCTCGTGGTCGGCGGCCTTGTTGGCGGCACGCTCGGGTCGGCTGTAGGTCGTGAAATTGCGGGCAGCGGCAACCGAACGGAAGGGGCAGTCATTGGCGGTCTGGTCGGCGGCACGATCGGGTCCGTAATCGGCGACCGCCGCTCCAACCGCACCTATTCTCAGCCTCGCTACAGCCAACCTTATTATGGCCAGTCGACAGGATCGACGACCTATGTCGGCGGCAGCAGCTATGGCAACGCCAACTGCCCGGCTGGGACGGTTCCGTCGCGTGACCCTTATTCCGGTGCCACAACCTGCATGATCCGCTAG
- the aroC gene encoding chorismate synthase produces MSFNTYGRLFRVTTWGESHGPAIGCVIDGCPPRIPLSEADIQPYLDARRPGTSRFVTQRREPDRVRILSGVFEGLTTGTPISLMIDNMDQRSKDYSEIKDRYRPGHADYTYDAKYGHRDYRGGGRSSARETATRVAAGAIARKIIDGVTVRGAVISIGDQDIDRDRWDWNSVTDNPLWCPDPVAAKDWERYLDSIRKDGNSVGAIVEVQADDVPPGWGSPVYAKLDTELAAGLMSINAVKGVEIGDGFAAGRAKGTYNADEMRLDDDGRIMFLANHSGGILGGISNGNTIVARLAIKPTSSMLTPTRSVNAKGEEVDVSTRGRHDPCVGIRAVPVAEAMLACTLADAFLMHRAQIGAN; encoded by the coding sequence ATGTCATTCAACACCTATGGCCGCCTGTTTCGCGTAACCACCTGGGGAGAATCCCATGGTCCGGCGATCGGCTGCGTCATCGATGGCTGCCCGCCGCGCATTCCGCTCAGCGAAGCCGACATCCAGCCTTACCTCGATGCGCGCCGCCCGGGAACATCGCGCTTCGTGACGCAGCGCCGAGAACCGGACCGGGTCCGTATTCTGTCCGGCGTCTTTGAAGGCCTGACGACCGGAACGCCGATCAGCCTGATGATCGACAATATGGATCAGCGCTCAAAGGATTATTCCGAAATCAAGGACCGCTACCGACCCGGTCATGCCGACTATACCTATGATGCCAAGTATGGACATCGCGACTATCGCGGCGGTGGGCGATCCAGTGCACGCGAAACCGCAACGCGGGTCGCCGCCGGCGCGATTGCGCGAAAGATCATTGACGGCGTCACGGTTCGCGGCGCCGTCATCTCGATCGGCGATCAGGATATTGATCGGGATCGCTGGGATTGGAACAGCGTTACAGACAATCCGCTCTGGTGCCCCGACCCGGTCGCGGCAAAGGACTGGGAGCGCTATCTCGACAGCATCCGCAAGGACGGCAATTCCGTCGGAGCCATCGTTGAAGTCCAGGCTGACGATGTGCCGCCCGGTTGGGGCTCACCTGTCTATGCCAAACTCGACACGGAGCTCGCCGCAGGCCTGATGAGCATCAACGCCGTCAAGGGCGTCGAGATCGGCGATGGCTTCGCCGCCGGACGCGCCAAGGGCACGTATAATGCAGACGAAATGCGTCTGGATGACGATGGCCGGATCATGTTTCTGGCCAATCATTCGGGCGGTATTCTCGGCGGAATCAGTAATGGCAACACCATCGTCGCGCGCCTCGCGATCAAACCAACTTCCTCCATGCTCACGCCGACCCGGTCAGTGAATGCAAAGGGCGAGGAGGTCGACGTCTCGACCCGCGGCCGCCATGATCCCTGCGTCGGCATCCGCGCTGTCCCTGTCGCCGAAGCCATGCTTGCCTGTACCCTGGCGGATGCTTTCCTGATGCACCGCGCTCAAATCGGAGCTAATTAA
- the ileS gene encoding isoleucine--tRNA ligase yields the protein MTDSPRAPETRDYRDTLFLPKTDFPMRAGLPKAEPEWLKQWQAMNLYAALRKRSKGRPQYCLHDGPPYANGHIHMGTALNKIHKDMVNRSHQMAGYDANYVPGWDCHGLPIEWKVEEEFRSKGRSKDDVPASEFRARCREYAQEWLDVQREEFKRLGVVGDWDNPYVTMKPESEADICAELLKIAGTGQLYRGSKPIMWSPVEQTALAEAEVEYHDKKGTQIYVRFPVRGFKYTSQTGTRPALDLASASIAIWTTTPWTIPANRAVSYSDTISYDLYEITELGDPGFPLGQAVGDRLIVADKLWDDLAKASHITSSKRLRAVEADELSAIILSHPLAGTVDSFDYPIPLLPGDHVTDDAGTGFVHTAPSHGEDDFNVWMSNTDKIEALGADSTVPMTLDDAGCYTSVVGPRFEGLDVIRTSGKKRGQDGKANAEVIKALVEAGNLLARAPITVRDAHSWRSKAPVLRRATPQWFISMSKGNLRETALAEIDKTTFYPERGRNRLRTMVEDRPDWLVSRQRAWGVPITILVDADGNLHTDRDDADAINARILAAVRKQGVDGWFDTPAENFMGGEAGWTKVTDILDVWFDSGCTHAFCLKQRDDLPDRADLYLEGSDQHRGWFQSSLLESCAVYGEAPYKAVMTDGFVVDEKGLKMSKSLGNTVSPQDIAKQFGVDILRLWVASSDVHNDLKIGKDIIQTNVDAYRKLRNTLRYLVGALDGYDAADAVSYDDMPALERWVLHQLHAITGKHKDWVANHEHRRIYSELFNFCTNDLSAFYFDIRKDALYCDPLDSTRRRACRTVMAAIFERLTTWLAPILAFTMEEVWQTRHDSSVHLEDFRNAPERWENAALAHHMDQVRSFRDSVNEAIEPLRRDKVIKSSLEARVIAPTGDLVATLDALGVSRNDVYADPTDPSDVLADYLIVSEADLAGDSVVVEDLKDSAATKCARSWKYFRGEGEITPRDAAAVAALDTQ from the coding sequence ATGACCGACTCACCCCGCGCCCCAGAAACCAGGGATTATCGCGACACGCTCTTCCTCCCGAAGACCGATTTTCCCATGCGCGCCGGCCTGCCCAAGGCGGAGCCGGAATGGCTGAAACAGTGGCAGGCGATGAACCTCTATGCGGCGCTGCGCAAGCGTTCCAAGGGCCGCCCGCAATACTGCCTGCATGACGGTCCGCCCTATGCCAACGGCCACATCCATATGGGCACGGCGCTGAACAAGATCCACAAGGACATGGTCAACCGGTCCCACCAGATGGCTGGCTATGACGCCAATTACGTGCCGGGCTGGGACTGTCACGGCCTGCCGATCGAATGGAAGGTCGAAGAGGAATTCCGGAGCAAGGGCCGCAGCAAGGACGACGTCCCCGCATCCGAATTCCGCGCCCGTTGCCGCGAATACGCCCAGGAATGGCTCGACGTGCAGCGCGAGGAGTTCAAGCGCCTCGGCGTGGTCGGCGACTGGGACAATCCTTACGTCACCATGAAGCCGGAGTCCGAGGCCGACATCTGCGCCGAACTGCTCAAGATCGCAGGCACCGGACAACTCTATCGCGGCAGCAAACCGATCATGTGGAGCCCAGTGGAACAGACTGCGCTGGCTGAAGCGGAGGTGGAGTATCACGACAAGAAGGGGACACAGATTTATGTGCGGTTTCCTGTGCGGGGGTTTAAGTATACCTCTCAAACTGGAACGCGACCTGCCCTTGATCTGGCATCAGCTTCAATTGCCATCTGGACCACCACGCCTTGGACCATCCCGGCCAACCGTGCGGTCTCGTATTCCGATACAATTTCCTATGACCTTTACGAGATTACCGAACTCGGCGATCCGGGCTTTCCGCTCGGCCAAGCCGTCGGCGACCGCCTCATCGTCGCGGACAAGCTCTGGGATGACCTCGCGAAGGCCAGCCATATCACGAGTAGCAAACGCCTGCGCGCGGTTGAGGCTGACGAGCTGAGCGCAATCATCCTCTCTCACCCCCTAGCCGGAACCGTGGACAGCTTCGACTACCCCATCCCCCTCCTCCCCGGCGACCATGTCACGGACGATGCCGGCACTGGCTTCGTTCACACCGCTCCGTCTCACGGTGAAGACGACTTCAATGTCTGGATGAGCAATACGGACAAGATCGAGGCGCTCGGCGCGGACTCGACCGTTCCCATGACGCTCGACGATGCGGGCTGCTACACATCCGTCGTTGGCCCTCGCTTTGAAGGGCTCGACGTCATCCGCACGTCCGGCAAGAAGCGCGGGCAGGACGGCAAGGCGAACGCAGAAGTCATCAAGGCGCTAGTCGAGGCGGGCAATTTGCTGGCCCGCGCGCCGATCACGGTGCGCGACGCGCATAGCTGGCGATCCAAAGCCCCCGTGCTGCGCCGCGCCACGCCGCAATGGTTCATCTCCATGTCGAAGGGGAACTTGCGCGAAACGGCCTTGGCCGAGATCGACAAGACCACCTTCTATCCCGAACGCGGGCGCAACCGCCTGCGCACTATGGTGGAGGATCGCCCTGACTGGCTGGTCAGCCGTCAGCGCGCTTGGGGCGTGCCGATCACGATACTTGTCGACGCGGACGGCAATCTTCACACGGACCGCGATGATGCGGACGCGATCAACGCCCGCATCCTCGCCGCCGTGCGTAAGCAGGGCGTCGATGGCTGGTTCGACACGCCCGCCGAGAACTTCATGGGCGGCGAAGCAGGCTGGACCAAGGTCACCGACATTCTCGACGTCTGGTTCGACAGTGGTTGCACCCACGCCTTCTGCCTGAAGCAGCGCGACGACCTGCCGGACCGCGCGGACCTCTATCTCGAAGGCTCGGACCAGCATCGTGGCTGGTTCCAATCGAGCCTGCTGGAGAGCTGCGCCGTTTATGGCGAAGCACCCTATAAGGCGGTGATGACGGACGGGTTCGTGGTCGATGAAAAGGGCCTGAAAATGTCCAAATCACTCGGCAATACGGTCAGCCCTCAGGATATTGCCAAACAGTTCGGCGTCGACATTCTCCGCCTCTGGGTCGCGTCATCCGACGTCCATAACGATCTGAAGATCGGCAAGGATATCATCCAGACCAATGTCGATGCCTATCGCAAGCTGCGCAACACGCTGCGGTATCTGGTCGGTGCGCTGGACGGGTATGACGCGGCCGATGCCGTGTCCTATGATGACATGCCGGCGCTGGAACGCTGGGTCCTGCACCAGCTACACGCGATCACGGGCAAGCATAAGGACTGGGTGGCAAACCACGAACATCGTCGCATCTATTCCGAGTTGTTCAATTTCTGCACCAACGACCTGTCGGCCTTCTATTTCGATATCCGAAAGGACGCGCTCTATTGCGATCCGCTCGACAGCACGCGGCGGCGCGCCTGCCGCACGGTAATGGCGGCGATCTTCGAACGGCTCACGACCTGGCTCGCCCCTATCCTGGCCTTCACCATGGAAGAAGTCTGGCAGACCCGGCATGACTCCAGCGTCCATCTGGAGGACTTCCGCAACGCACCGGAACGGTGGGAAAACGCCGCCCTCGCCCATCACATGGATCAGGTTCGATCTTTCCGCGACAGCGTGAATGAAGCCATCGAACCGCTGCGCCGGGACAAGGTCATCAAGTCTTCTCTGGAAGCGCGGGTCATTGCGCCGACGGGCGATCTGGTTGCAACGCTCGACGCGCTCGGTGTCAGCCGTAACGATGTCTATGCCGATCCGACCGACCCATCCGACGTGCTGGCCGATTATCTGATCGTCTCTGAAGCCGATCTTGCGGGTGACAGTGTCGTCGTGGAAGATCTAAAAGACAGCGCCGCCACCAAATGCGCCCGCAGCTGGAAATATTTCCGCGGCGAGGGCGAGATTACGCCGAGGGACGCGGCGGCGGTGGCAGCGCTGGACACCCAATAA
- a CDS encoding OmpA family protein, which translates to MRKLLIMTALGLGVTACTTMNKADDMRLSELCEARSFAVFFETGSSDLDNDAEATLSAVSSAYDDCDLFRLEVVGYADSVGESEANLALSDRRADAVLAELNDRGVMADRVAIVPMGERTILDDEEPDAFERRVVVTLIPE; encoded by the coding sequence ATGCGTAAACTGTTGATTATGACCGCACTGGGTCTGGGCGTTACGGCCTGTACAACGATGAACAAGGCCGACGACATGCGACTGTCGGAACTGTGCGAGGCGCGTTCCTTCGCCGTCTTTTTCGAAACGGGATCGTCAGATCTCGACAATGATGCTGAGGCGACACTTAGCGCCGTATCGAGCGCCTATGATGATTGCGATCTGTTCCGTCTGGAAGTGGTCGGTTACGCCGACAGTGTAGGCGAGAGCGAAGCCAATCTGGCCCTGTCCGACAGGCGTGCAGATGCTGTTCTGGCCGAACTGAATGATCGCGGCGTCATGGCCGACCGTGTGGCCATCGTGCCGATGGGCGAACGGACCATTCTGGATGATGAAGAACCGGATGCGTTCGAACGTCGCGTCGTCGTGACGCTGATCCCGGAATAA
- a CDS encoding head GIN domain-containing protein — protein MKHLLAAATIALLASGAALAHEDDYDKKQKRDVVIDHDLSGFTAIDISGVYELKVTQGDRFSVQTRSTKKEADRMEIRVRNNTLYLETDNEKGSRGWGGNNNNGVEVIITMPQLEELDVAGIVSGEVSAFSGGDIDVDVSGISSVSLRGTCDTLTVDLAGMGELDARELKCRHVEADMGGMGEMSVYASESIEADAEGMGSIEVYGDPKTRDTDDTFLAKVRFR, from the coding sequence ATGAAACATTTACTGGCTGCGGCCACGATAGCTCTTCTCGCCAGCGGTGCCGCGCTCGCGCACGAAGACGACTATGACAAAAAACAGAAACGCGATGTGGTCATTGACCATGATCTGTCCGGTTTCACAGCCATCGATATTTCGGGTGTCTATGAGCTGAAGGTGACGCAAGGCGACAGGTTTTCTGTCCAGACGCGATCGACCAAGAAAGAGGCTGACCGGATGGAAATCCGGGTTCGCAACAACACGCTCTATCTCGAAACGGATAATGAGAAGGGTTCTCGAGGCTGGGGCGGCAACAACAATAACGGCGTCGAAGTGATCATCACCATGCCGCAGCTCGAAGAGCTGGACGTCGCCGGGATCGTGTCCGGTGAGGTCTCAGCCTTCTCGGGCGGAGATATCGATGTCGACGTGTCAGGTATTTCCAGCGTATCGTTGCGCGGGACGTGCGACACGCTCACCGTCGATCTCGCCGGGATGGGAGAGCTGGATGCACGTGAGCTGAAATGCCGCCACGTTGAAGCCGATATGGGCGGGATGGGCGAGATGTCGGTCTATGCCTCTGAGAGCATCGAAGCAGATGCGGAGGGCATGGGTTCGATCGAAGTCTACGGTGATCCGAAGACGCGCGACACGGACGACACTTTCCTGGCGAAAGTCAGATTCCGCTAA
- the pdxH gene encoding pyridoxamine 5'-phosphate oxidase, translated as MSKNMSKSIPASPSATDYLNDDTDRDLGWIDADDPIALFEHWLARAGQTEPHDPHAMSVATVDADGQPDVRIVLLKGLTTQGFDFYSNSESAKGQQLAEVPRAALCFHWKSLRRQVRVRGHVERVGPEGSDDYFQSRARGSQISAWASDQSRPVEDRDTLIAEMDATEARFKGQAVPRPEHWFGYRLVPRAIEFWQDGAFRLHDRILFKRNGDTWEKTRLYP; from the coding sequence GTGAGCAAGAATATGTCCAAATCCATTCCCGCATCACCATCCGCGACCGATTATCTGAATGACGATACCGACCGGGACTTGGGCTGGATCGATGCGGATGATCCGATCGCTCTATTCGAGCATTGGCTCGCGCGGGCCGGGCAGACCGAACCGCATGATCCGCATGCCATGTCGGTAGCGACCGTCGATGCGGACGGGCAACCGGATGTGCGGATCGTTCTGCTGAAAGGCCTGACCACGCAAGGGTTCGACTTCTATTCCAACTCGGAATCGGCCAAAGGCCAGCAACTGGCCGAGGTTCCCCGCGCGGCGCTCTGCTTTCACTGGAAGAGCCTGCGTCGGCAGGTCCGGGTGCGGGGTCATGTCGAACGGGTCGGCCCCGAAGGGTCGGACGACTATTTTCAGAGCCGAGCGCGTGGATCGCAGATCTCGGCCTGGGCCTCGGATCAGTCACGCCCCGTCGAGGACCGCGATACGTTGATCGCTGAAATGGATGCAACGGAAGCGCGCTTCAAAGGACAGGCCGTGCCGCGACCCGAGCACTGGTTCGGTTACCGGCTCGTCCCGCGCGCTATCGAATTCTGGCAGGACGGCGCTTTCCGCCTGCATGACCGGATCCTGTTCAAAAGAAATGGCGATACGTGGGAGAAAACTCGTCTTTATCCTTAA
- a CDS encoding VOC family protein: MKHLILASALCLSALSLSACVATVNAPGVTSATAQTVPVKQTDFAYPHVKRPNLLVADLERSLVIYRDILGFEDAPIGTSGLDSYSYPVFNIPREARMRYTYLGEPGEDRVLGLTEVSNVDLPRPADRPYMSTVVIGITGFDAIYEKLAALGLDMTEPKVSGGTEFTFKEGRFVDPDGHMIVIYEVLD; encoded by the coding sequence ATGAAACATCTGATCCTGGCGTCCGCCCTCTGTCTGTCTGCTCTCTCACTCTCTGCCTGTGTCGCCACGGTGAACGCGCCCGGGGTCACCTCTGCCACGGCGCAGACGGTCCCCGTCAAACAGACGGATTTCGCCTATCCTCACGTTAAACGGCCCAATCTTCTGGTCGCCGATCTGGAGCGGTCGCTCGTCATCTACCGCGATATTCTCGGTTTCGAGGATGCGCCAATCGGGACCAGTGGCCTCGATAGCTATTCCTATCCTGTCTTCAATATTCCGCGGGAGGCGCGCATGCGTTACACCTATCTGGGCGAGCCGGGGGAAGACCGGGTGCTGGGCTTGACCGAAGTCAGCAATGTCGACCTGCCGCGCCCGGCGGACCGCCCTTATATGAGCACGGTCGTGATCGGCATTACCGGGTTTGACGCAATCTATGAAAAACTCGCGGCCCTGGGTCTCGACATGACGGAGCCGAAAGTGTCCGGCGGAACGGAGTTCACCTTCAAGGAAGGGCGTTTCGTCGATCCGGATGGCCACATGATCGTGATCTATGAGGTCCTGGACTAG